The Odocoileus virginianus isolate 20LAN1187 ecotype Illinois chromosome 27, Ovbor_1.2, whole genome shotgun sequence genome has a window encoding:
- the LOC110152671 gene encoding HLA class II histocompatibility antigen, DR alpha chain: MAITRIPILGLFIPLLISLQESGAIKEEHVIIQAEFYLKPEESGEFMFDFDGDEIFHVDMKKKETVWRLPEFGHFASFEAQGALANMAVNKANLDILMKRSNYTPNTNVPPEVTLLPNKPVELGEPNTLICFVDKFSPPVISVTWLRNGRPVTDGVSDTVFLPRDDHLFRKFHYLPFLPTTEDVYDCKVEHWGLDEPLLKHWEYEAPAPLPETTENAVCALGLIVALVGIIAGTIFIIKGVRKANTVERQGPL; the protein is encoded by the exons ATGGCCATAACCAGGATCCCAATATTAGGACTTTTCATCCCTCTCCTGATCAGCCTACAGGAATCAGGGGCTATCAAAG AGGAGCATGTGATCATCCAGGCTGAGTTCTATCTGAAACCTGAGGAATCAGGCGAGTTTATGTTTGACTTTGATGGTGATGAGATTTTCCACGTGGATATGAAGAAGAAGGAGACGGTGTGGCGGCTTCCAGAATTTGGACATTTTGCCAGCTTTGAGGCTCAGGGTGCCCTGGCCAATATGGCTGTGAACAAAGCCAACCTGGACATCCTGATGAAGCGCTCCAACTACACCCCGAACACCAATG TTCCTCCGGAAGTGACTCTGCTCCCAAACAAGCCTGTGGAACTGGGAGAGCCCAACACACTCATCTGCTTCGTTGACAAGTTCTCCCCACCTGTGATCAGTGTCACGTGGCTTCGAAATGGCAGACCTGTCACTGACGGAGTGTCAGATACCGTCTTCCTGCCCAGGGATGACCACCTTTTCCGCAAGTTCCACTATCTCCCCTTCCTGCCCACAACTGAGGATGTCTATGACTGCAAGGTGGAGCACTGGGGCTTGGATGAGCCTCTTCTCAAGCACTGGG AGTATGAAGCTCCAGCCCCCCTCCCAGAAACCACAGAGAATGCAGTGTGTGCACTAGGCCTGATTGTGGCTCTGGTGGGCATCATTGCGGGGACCATCTTCATCATCAAGGGCGTGCGCAAAGCCAACACTGTTGAACGCCAAGGGCCTCTGTGA